GGCGGCGGGCGCGGTTCGAGGAGGAAGACGAGGAGCAGGGCATGGATGCGCACGCCGGCGTGGTCGGGATGACCCTCCCGCCCGGCGACCTGCTCGACCTCGAGGCGGCGATGACGCGACTGCCACCCGGTGCTCGCCGGGTCTTCACGCTGCACGATGTCGAGGGCTACAAGCACGAAGAGATCGCCGACATGCTCGGCGTCACCACGGGAGCCACCAAGGCGCAGCTGCACCGGGCGCGGCTCCTCTTGCGCGAGGCGTTGAACCGATGAGCGGTCCCACCATCACCTGCGAGATCTTCAGCGACCGGCTGATGGATTTCCTGGACGGCGACCTGGACGGCGCGACGCGCGACGCCATGGCGGCGCACGCGCGCGGCTGCCTGGCGTGCGGAGCGCTGCTCGCCGACCTGCGCCGCGTGAGCGCCCGGGCCGCCGAACTCCCCGTGCTCGCGCCGTCGCGCGACCTGTGGCAGGGCATCGCGGCGCGCCTCGAGACCCCCGTGGTCCCGCTGGCCGGCCGCCGTCCGTGGTGGAGGTCGCCCGCGCTGTTGAGCGCGGCCGTGGCCGCCACGTTCGTCGTCGCGGCGGTGCTCGGCTACGCCACCACGCACCGCGCCGCGCCGCGATCCGCCGCTGGCGGACCGGCCGCGCCGGTGACCGCGCAGCGGGCCCCCGTTCCCGGGCCCGCCGACACGGCGCTCGGCGGACCGGCGCAGGCGCGCCTGGCCGCCAACCGCGCGGCGCGAGCCACGCCCGCCGCCGTCGAGCAGTCGTACGACACGGAGATCGCCGCGCTGCATGCCGTGCTCAACGCGCGCCGGAGCCACCTCGACACCGCCACCGTGGCCGTGATCGAGAAGAACCTCACCGTCATCGACGACGCCATCGCGCAGTGCAAGACGGCGTTGGCGCGCGATCCGGCCAGCCGGTTCCTGTTGCAGTCGCTCACGCAGTCCCTCGATACGAAAGTCCAGATCTTGCGCGTGGCGGCGGCCCTGCCGTCCGCCACCTAGGACCCCATCATGACACGCTCTCTGCTCCTCGGTGCTCTCCTCCTCGCCGCCGCCGCCTCGCCAGTCGCCGGCCAGACCGCCCGCCGCGACGACGGCCGCTGGTTCGATCGCGACCGTAGCGCGCGCCTCGACACCACCGTCGCCTTCCGGCCCGGCGGGATCGTGGCCCTCACCGCGCGACAGGGCGACATCGTCGTCCGCACCGGCACGCGCCCCGAGGTCGTCGTGCACGCCACCTCGGACCACGGGCGCATCCGGTTCGACGCCTCCGACGATCGCGTGTCGGTGGACGCCTCCGACGCCGGCGGCGACGTGCGCCTGGAGATCACCGTGCCGGCGGGCGCCCGCGTCACCGCGCAGTCGCAGAGCGGCGATATCGCCATCCGCGGCACCGGGGG
This DNA window, taken from Gemmatimonadaceae bacterium, encodes the following:
- a CDS encoding zf-HC2 domain-containing protein, which gives rise to MSGPTITCEIFSDRLMDFLDGDLDGATRDAMAAHARGCLACGALLADLRRVSARAAELPVLAPSRDLWQGIAARLETPVVPLAGRRPWWRSPALLSAAVAATFVVAAVLGYATTHRAAPRSAAGGPAAPVTAQRAPVPGPADTALGGPAQARLAANRAARATPAAVEQSYDTEIAALHAVLNARRSHLDTATVAVIEKNLTVIDDAIAQCKTALARDPASRFLLQSLTQSLDTKVQILRVAAALPSAT